A genomic segment from Glycine max cultivar Williams 82 chromosome 1, Glycine_max_v4.0, whole genome shotgun sequence encodes:
- the LOC100793851 gene encoding SRSF protein kinase 1 — MSCSSSSGSEEGDEGFDSYRKGGYHAVRVADQFAAGRYIAQRKLGWGQFSTVWLAYDTKTESYVALKIQKSAAQFAQAALHEIELLSSIADHNPTNSKFVIQLIDHFKHTGPNGQHLCMVLEFLGDSLLRLIRYNRYKGLPLNKVREICKCVLTGLDYLHTDRGMIHTDLKPENILLCSTIDPAKDPLRSGLSPILERPEGNTNGGVTSLIEKRLRRRARTAVAKISGRRASMGGIGDAAKTGRNIDGIDVRCKIVDFGNACWADKQFAEEIQTRQYRAPEVILKAGYSFSVDMWSLACIAFELATGDMLFTPKGGQGFSEDEDHLALMMELLGKMPRKIATGGAQSKDFFDRHGDLKRIRRLKFCPLDKLLTDKYKFSVNDAQEFSEFLLPLFDFAPEKRPTARQCLQHPWLNYMESPPNEMRNESAVEKVDVGMSNLKIRVEK; from the exons ATGTCGTGTTCGTCGTCATCGGGGTCGGAGGAAGGTGATGAGGGATTCGACTCTTACCGGAAAGGAGGGTACCACGCCGTCAGAGTCGCCGATCAGTTCGCCGCCGGCAGGTACATAGCGCAGAGAAAGTTGGGTTGGGGTCAGTTTTCCACCGTGTGGCTCGCTTACGATACTAAAACTGAG TCATATGTTGCTCTCAAGATCCAGAAAAGTGCAGCTCAGTTTGCTCAGGCTGCCCTTCATGAGATTGAACTTCTTTCATCCATTGCTGACCACAATccaacaaattcaaaatttgttattCAATTGATTGACCACTTTAAACACACAGGTCCAAATGGGCAGCATCTTTGCATGGTCCTTGAGTTTCTTGGCGATAGCTTGCTTCGCTTGATCAGATACAACCGCTATAAAGGTCTTCCATTGAATAAAGTTAGAGAGATTTGCAAATGTGTTTTGACTGGTTTGGATTACTTACATACTGATCGTGGTATGATCCACACTGACCTAAAACCTGAAAACATTCTTCTATGTTCAACCATTGATCCTGCCAAAGACCCTTTAAGGTCTGGACTTTCCCCAATTCTTGAGCGGCCTGAGGGAAACACAAATGGTGGAGTTACAAGTCTTATTGAGAAAAGGTTGAGAAGGAGAGCAAGGACAGCAGTTGCTAAGATATCTGGAAGAAGAGCATCAATGGGAGGAATAGGAGATGCTGCAAAGACTGGTAGAAATATTGATGGGATTGATGTGAGATGCAAGATAGTAGATTTTGGAAATGCTTGCTGGGCTGATAAGCAGTTTGCAGAAGAAATACAGACAAGGCAGTACAGAGCACCTGAAGTTATACTGAAAGCTGGCTATTCCTTCTCCGTTGACATGTGGTCTTTAGCTTGCATTGCTTTTGAACTTGCCACTGGAGATATGTTGTTTACACCCAAGGGCGGACAAGGTTTTAGTGAGGATGAG GATCACCTTGCCCTAATGATGGAACTCCTTGGAAAGATGCCCCGGAAG ATTGCTACTGGTGGAGCTCAATCCAAGGATTTCTTTGACAGGCATGGGGATCTAAAAAGGATTCGAAGGCTAAAATTTTGTCCACTTGACAAATTGCTGActgataaatataaattttcagtGAATGATGCTCAAGAGTTTTCAGAATTTCTTTTACCACTCTTTGATTTTGCACCAGAGAAGCGACCGACCGCACGACAGTGCCTGCAACACCCATGGCTGAACTACATGGAATCTCCTCCAAATGAAATGAGAAATGAATCTGCTGTGGAAAAGGTAGATGTTGGGATGAGCAACCTTAAAATCAGGGTGGAAAAGTGA